In one Halosimplex halophilum genomic region, the following are encoded:
- a CDS encoding FAD-dependent oxidoreductase: MGADEPEFDRGVSLWEQAREYLEWYPTADVDVLVVGGGVQGLVLLDELVDRGYAAALVSNTPLGGGQTFDWPGALAKGYLNPDRARREAVDERWLPFAEDARVPVEGGEWYVCSTDHPYRHLVDQWDEAGYEYEERELADLHDVYREGTVFAKGSGEHVAAIDEYVIDREALVEALAADHEERVVVGDITAAEFATGEASAPALERLTVETHQELTLQVEPDYVVAATGTGTHRFVDSLVGGESFRDAGGDADAVRGSIDPVTCRNQLVLAVRGPAEDLPAVGAYLPHKGMSVVPRRHRHREANYVTWYVTNDSAAEDVDPEDTTDEAMGTLDPEKVEVGYNKLFDLVPAVKDRAADGADLEFYAYATLQQRIDGDAVPHAEPLAGVENVGVALPSCAAGVWQATDDALDFVADAVDPSGPVDGVPTGGDPPYGQLADDRPGARWLDWKALGVRYPRVQNRPDAVEK, encoded by the coding sequence ATGGGAGCGGACGAGCCGGAGTTCGACCGTGGGGTGTCGCTGTGGGAGCAGGCCCGCGAGTACCTGGAGTGGTACCCGACCGCCGACGTTGACGTGCTGGTCGTCGGCGGCGGGGTCCAGGGGCTCGTGCTGCTCGACGAACTCGTCGACCGCGGCTACGCCGCCGCGCTCGTCTCGAACACGCCGCTGGGCGGCGGCCAGACGTTCGACTGGCCGGGCGCCCTCGCGAAGGGCTACCTGAACCCCGACCGCGCCCGCCGCGAGGCCGTCGACGAGCGGTGGCTGCCGTTCGCCGAGGACGCCCGCGTCCCCGTCGAGGGCGGCGAGTGGTACGTCTGCTCGACGGACCACCCCTACCGGCACCTCGTCGACCAGTGGGACGAGGCCGGCTACGAGTACGAGGAACGCGAACTCGCGGACCTCCACGACGTCTACCGCGAGGGGACCGTCTTCGCGAAGGGCAGCGGCGAGCACGTCGCCGCGATCGACGAGTACGTGATCGACCGCGAGGCGCTCGTCGAGGCGCTCGCGGCCGACCACGAGGAGCGGGTCGTCGTCGGTGACATCACGGCCGCGGAGTTCGCGACGGGGGAGGCGTCCGCCCCCGCGCTGGAGCGGCTCACCGTCGAGACCCACCAGGAGCTGACCCTGCAGGTCGAACCGGACTACGTCGTCGCCGCGACCGGCACGGGCACCCATCGGTTCGTCGACTCGCTGGTCGGCGGCGAGTCGTTCCGCGACGCGGGGGGCGACGCCGACGCGGTCCGCGGGTCGATCGACCCGGTGACCTGCCGCAACCAGCTGGTGCTGGCGGTGCGCGGCCCGGCCGAGGACCTCCCGGCGGTCGGCGCCTACCTCCCGCACAAGGGGATGTCCGTCGTCCCGCGGCGCCACCGCCACCGCGAGGCGAACTACGTCACCTGGTACGTCACCAACGACTCCGCCGCCGAGGACGTCGACCCCGAGGACACCACCGACGAGGCGATGGGCACGCTCGACCCCGAGAAGGTCGAGGTCGGCTACAACAAGCTGTTCGACCTCGTCCCCGCGGTCAAGGACCGCGCGGCCGACGGGGCCGACCTGGAGTTCTACGCCTACGCGACGCTCCAGCAGCGAATCGACGGCGACGCGGTCCCCCACGCGGAACCGCTGGCGGGGGTCGAAAACGTCGGAGTGGCGCTCCCCTCCTGCGCGGCGGGCGTCTGGCAGGCGACCGACGACGCCCTCGATTTCGTCGCCGACGCCGTCGATCCCAGCGGCCCGGTCGACGGGGTTCCGACGGGCGGGGATCCGCCGTACGGGCAACTCGCGGACGACCGCCCCGGCGCGCGCTGGCTGGACTGGAAAGCGCTGGGTGTCAGGTACCCCCGCGTGCAGAACCGACCCGACGCCGTCGAGAAGTAG
- the ncsA gene encoding tRNA 2-thiolation protein NcsA: MDCDKCGSAAVMGAAYSGLHLCEEHFCRTVETRVRRRVREDNLVPRSATPDEPETWVIGLSGGKDSVVLTEILHDTFREDPRIELVALSIHEGIEGYRDESIEACEELTADLDLRHEVVSYAEEFGVRMDDVVEDDPEGMAACAYCGVFRRDVLERYAEKLGADKLLTGHNLDDEAQTALMNVFEGDVEQMASHYDASLGPFPEEDRDGEPVDPPADPTERPRNPQDHHVPRAKPLRDVPEKEVALYAHLRDLPAHITECPHAEEAYRGEVQQLLLDMEDNHPGTRHSVMAGYEQFAALAASAFGGSDAADYGECERCGAPTGRDVCRKCDLLDALEAV; encoded by the coding sequence ATGGACTGCGACAAGTGCGGGTCGGCGGCGGTGATGGGCGCCGCCTACTCGGGGCTGCACCTCTGCGAGGAGCACTTCTGTCGGACCGTCGAGACCCGCGTCCGCCGGCGCGTCCGCGAGGACAACCTGGTCCCGCGGTCGGCGACGCCCGACGAGCCCGAGACGTGGGTGATCGGCCTCTCCGGCGGGAAGGACTCGGTCGTCCTCACCGAGATCCTCCACGACACCTTCCGCGAGGACCCCCGGATCGAACTGGTCGCCCTCTCGATCCACGAGGGCATCGAGGGCTACCGCGACGAGTCGATCGAGGCCTGCGAGGAACTCACCGCGGACCTCGACCTGCGCCACGAGGTCGTCTCCTACGCCGAGGAGTTCGGCGTCCGGATGGACGACGTGGTCGAGGACGACCCCGAGGGGATGGCCGCCTGCGCCTACTGCGGCGTCTTCCGCCGGGACGTGCTGGAGCGGTACGCCGAGAAGCTCGGCGCCGACAAACTGCTGACCGGCCACAACCTCGACGACGAGGCCCAGACCGCGCTGATGAACGTCTTCGAGGGGGACGTCGAGCAGATGGCCAGCCACTACGACGCCTCGCTGGGCCCGTTCCCCGAGGAGGACCGCGACGGGGAGCCGGTCGACCCGCCCGCCGACCCGACCGAGCGGCCGCGGAACCCACAGGACCACCACGTCCCGCGGGCCAAGCCGCTCCGGGACGTGCCCGAGAAGGAGGTCGCGCTGTACGCCCACCTCCGGGACCTGCCCGCCCACATCACGGAGTGTCCCCACGCCGAGGAGGCCTACCGGGGGGAGGTCCAGCAACTGTTGCTCGACATGGAGGACAACCACCCCGGGACGCGCCACTCGGTCATGGCCGGCTACGAGCAGTTCGCGGCGCTCGCGGCGTCGGCGTTCGGCGGGAGCGACGCCGCCGACTACGGCGAGTGCGAGCGCTGCGGCGCGCCCACCGGCCGGGACGTGTGTCGGAAGTGCGACTTGCTGGACGCGCTGGAAGCGGTCTGA
- a CDS encoding DUF7095 family protein has protein sequence MTDLSREEAVARVEELVARVEDDRMPVPVREIWVFGDVTLGLDPVERLDVYLTKDILVGGDDSEVDPDDVALGVDGIGETVRADWAAEHTEHVRTNANGYAAPEKCLGAHLVDDDEPVHLEVCNASFDDNVTQRLEGALATGDYEQILDPRGACLWVDGQRSEEAFRKLREGEFVLPTLSGALEMLGADPEVAEEAADALRAYRERQEGASVRGDVV, from the coding sequence ATGACCGACCTCTCGCGCGAGGAGGCCGTCGCCCGCGTCGAGGAGCTCGTCGCCCGCGTCGAGGACGACCGCATGCCCGTCCCAGTCCGGGAGATCTGGGTCTTCGGCGACGTGACGCTCGGCCTCGACCCCGTCGAGCGCCTCGACGTCTATCTCACCAAGGACATCCTCGTCGGCGGCGACGACAGCGAGGTCGACCCCGACGACGTGGCGCTGGGCGTCGACGGGATCGGCGAGACGGTCCGGGCCGACTGGGCCGCCGAACACACCGAGCACGTCCGCACCAACGCCAACGGCTACGCGGCCCCCGAGAAGTGCCTCGGCGCCCACCTCGTCGACGACGACGAACCGGTCCACCTCGAAGTGTGCAACGCCTCCTTCGACGACAACGTCACCCAGCGCCTGGAGGGGGCGCTGGCCACCGGCGACTACGAGCAGATCCTCGACCCCCGCGGCGCCTGCCTGTGGGTCGACGGCCAGCGCAGCGAGGAGGCCTTCCGAAAGCTCCGCGAGGGCGAGTTCGTCCTCCCGACGCTCTCGGGCGCCCTGGAGATGCTCGGCGCCGACCCCGAGGTCGCCGAGGAGGCCGCCGACGCCCTCCGCGCCTACCGCGAGCGCCAGGAGGGCGCGTCCGTCCGCGGCGACGTGGTCTGA
- a CDS encoding DUF6498-containing protein, producing MRVPAVGRPGPLAVVASNAVAPVGVLALGWSATVLLGVFVLELAAVLFWSAVKVPFAAKRPNNLMDDQRLLGPLQAKRGGIDLPGPVPPVYLRNVPTLVALVALLAPIELGAAFLVFALSDPTITTGTTGQLLVGGVGVFAARGVETWADYFHSGGYRDHSPRSVVLAPFKYVFGVGTLLFVVGPFGLDSGAVLALVVAGKLAYDLRTIQVERDPDRRGVFYRLYGSKETEIEPEPIPEPDGEPVVRARPPRAVAVADALFRGGFYTLTSPVVLCYVVAGLLAVFAPSWLVAVPLAVVFAFGAVRATTRYLRFGRLEYRSYDGVLVAYDTLFDEPQDRIERDDVKRVAVEPDPVDRWFDTATIEFDRGDDTPPLQFTVPDPEDVEHDDTPGSLVAAHVDDPEALADALGVGWLYERDVESPAAAD from the coding sequence ATGCGAGTCCCCGCCGTCGGCCGCCCGGGACCGCTCGCGGTGGTCGCCTCGAACGCGGTGGCCCCCGTGGGCGTCCTCGCGCTCGGGTGGTCGGCCACCGTCCTCCTCGGCGTGTTCGTCCTCGAACTCGCGGCCGTGCTGTTCTGGTCGGCGGTGAAGGTCCCGTTCGCGGCCAAGCGCCCGAACAACCTGATGGACGACCAGCGACTGCTGGGCCCGCTGCAGGCCAAGCGCGGCGGGATCGACCTCCCCGGTCCGGTCCCGCCGGTCTACCTCCGGAACGTCCCGACGCTGGTCGCGCTCGTCGCCCTCCTCGCGCCGATCGAACTCGGGGCCGCGTTCCTCGTGTTCGCGCTCTCGGACCCGACGATCACCACCGGGACCACCGGGCAGCTGCTGGTCGGCGGCGTCGGCGTGTTCGCCGCCCGCGGCGTCGAGACCTGGGCCGACTACTTCCACAGCGGGGGTTACCGGGACCACTCGCCGCGGTCCGTGGTGCTGGCCCCGTTCAAGTACGTCTTCGGCGTCGGGACGCTCCTGTTCGTCGTCGGCCCGTTCGGCCTCGACAGCGGCGCGGTGCTGGCGCTGGTCGTCGCCGGCAAACTCGCCTACGACCTCCGGACGATACAGGTCGAGCGCGACCCGGACAGGCGGGGCGTCTTCTACCGCCTCTACGGGAGCAAGGAGACCGAGATCGAGCCCGAGCCGATCCCCGAACCCGACGGCGAGCCGGTCGTCCGCGCCCGTCCCCCGCGGGCGGTCGCCGTCGCCGACGCGCTCTTCCGCGGCGGCTTCTACACCCTGACCAGCCCCGTCGTCCTCTGCTACGTCGTCGCGGGGCTGCTCGCCGTCTTCGCCCCCTCCTGGCTCGTGGCGGTCCCCCTTGCCGTCGTCTTCGCGTTCGGGGCGGTCCGCGCGACGACGCGCTACCTCCGGTTCGGCCGGCTGGAGTACCGCTCTTACGACGGCGTCCTCGTCGCCTACGACACGCTGTTCGACGAGCCCCAGGACCGGATCGAGCGCGACGACGTGAAGCGCGTCGCCGTCGAGCCCGACCCCGTCGACCGGTGGTTCGACACCGCCACGATCGAGTTCGACCGCGGCGACGACACCCCGCCGCTGCAGTTCACGGTCCCCGACCCCGAGGACGTCGAGCACGACGACACGCCCGGGTCGCTGGTCGCCGCCCACGTCGACGACCCCGAGGCGCTCGCGGACGCGCTCGGCGTCGGCTGGCTCTACGAGCGCGACGTCGAGTCGCCCGCCGCCGCGGACTGA
- the ftsZ gene encoding cell division protein FtsZ — MQDIVKEALERDEAEQNQMEEQEGDGFGDPRIVIVGCGGAGNNTVNRLYNIGVDGADTVAINTDKQHLQMIEADTKILVGKSLTSGLGAGGDPEMGKRATEMAQGTIEEVLGDADLVFVTAGMGGGTGTGAAPVVSNIAKDQGAIVVGMVSTPFNVERARTVKAEKGLETLRSEADSIIVLDNNRLLDYVPNLPIGKAFSVMDQIIAETVKGISETITQPSLINLDYADMTAIMNQGGVAVMLVGETQDKNKTEEVVKDAMNHPLLDVDYRGATGGLVHITGGPDLALKEAEGIAQNITERLDASANVIWGARIEEEYKGKVRVMAIMTGVKSAQVLGPTTQKQADKSRQALDDVDDVDDSTFDASQNVDTEFGDSGGMGGGAGGSSGGEPDYGHTDGGRDNLEKNNGLDVIRPD; from the coding sequence ATGCAGGACATCGTCAAGGAGGCCCTCGAACGGGACGAGGCCGAGCAGAACCAGATGGAGGAGCAGGAGGGCGACGGCTTCGGCGACCCCCGGATCGTCATCGTCGGTTGCGGTGGCGCCGGGAACAACACCGTCAACCGCCTGTACAACATCGGCGTCGACGGTGCCGACACCGTCGCCATCAACACCGACAAGCAGCACCTCCAGATGATCGAGGCCGACACGAAGATCCTGGTCGGCAAGTCGCTGACCTCCGGCCTCGGCGCCGGTGGCGACCCCGAGATGGGCAAGCGCGCCACCGAGATGGCCCAGGGCACCATCGAGGAAGTCCTGGGTGACGCCGACCTGGTGTTCGTCACCGCCGGCATGGGCGGCGGGACGGGCACCGGCGCGGCGCCGGTCGTCTCGAACATCGCCAAAGACCAGGGCGCCATCGTCGTCGGCATGGTGTCGACGCCGTTCAACGTCGAGCGCGCCCGCACGGTCAAGGCCGAGAAGGGCCTCGAGACCCTCCGCAGCGAGGCCGACTCCATCATCGTGCTGGACAACAACCGCCTGCTGGACTACGTCCCGAACCTGCCCATCGGCAAGGCCTTCTCCGTGATGGACCAGATCATCGCGGAGACCGTCAAGGGCATCTCGGAGACGATCACCCAGCCCTCGCTCATCAACCTGGACTACGCCGACATGACCGCCATCATGAACCAGGGCGGCGTCGCGGTGATGCTCGTCGGCGAGACCCAGGACAAGAACAAGACCGAGGAAGTGGTGAAAGACGCGATGAACCACCCGCTGCTCGACGTGGACTACCGCGGGGCCACCGGCGGCCTCGTCCACATCACGGGCGGCCCGGACCTCGCGCTGAAGGAGGCCGAGGGCATCGCGCAGAACATCACCGAGCGCCTCGACGCGAGCGCCAACGTCATCTGGGGCGCGCGCATCGAGGAGGAGTACAAGGGCAAGGTGCGGGTCATGGCCATCATGACCGGCGTCAAGTCCGCGCAGGTCCTCGGTCCGACGACCCAGAAGCAGGCCGACAAGTCCCGCCAGGCGCTGGACGACGTGGACGACGTGGACGACTCCACCTTCGACGCCAGCCAGAACGTCGACACCGAGTTCGGCGACTCCGGCGGCATGGGCGGCGGTGCCGGCGGCAGCTCGGGCGGCGAGCCCGACTACGGCCACACCGACGGCGGCCGCGACAACCTCGAGAAGAACAACGGGCTGGACGTCATCCGCCCGGACTGA
- a CDS encoding outer membrane protein assembly factor BamB family protein produces MNGQGFGEPPAGGVSGDDAGRVGATGSSWPQPHYDARNSAYTPNTVVPDTEPGRLWTFGVDAELETEPVVAGGSAFVVPRDDVLYAVSLREGTERWRFDPDAPIFTAPAVADGTVYVAPNNGQVRALAVEDGTERWAVNPGRSVNPQVTVADGTVYVVTYYGNVYALSASDGEQQWTASLDERVATRPPVGDGALYVSTQSGNVHALATADGSERWRFETDSEYMFTEPTVGDGTVYVPVGRVDGGSYYYALSTDDGSERWRLERSSGSLDMSPAVTDDTVYLQDVKGITARSPADGSERWTGSVEGEATAVAVTESAVVVGGAGDVVTAFARSDGSVRWRREVGGTTAPVAVAGGVVYVASGNRGLVALGDELPPTPSPTPSPTPTRSPTPTPTATPTATPSPTPTEAPTPTESVSATPGDVPYALREGVKTVVDTGYGTYYLIRSIPEVDPERVAVTTTDYGLVGRTTTKDVVALDTFSEGLWAADWGREVERMRTVREASAAYETLGRLNEIGWDLAEIVVFLASPYKKAAVAPALEIATDAISWTMDEVQRPYRAAFQRLTACLNNARSIDQHARNVVSHGGLGEAIETWVGAAQLMHGAYDTGSDLATAWSQLSTALQSGGGYSASASTALSTAKGFFVGFFVGAASGMIEGDVEKKTAVHGLQNAYANMRLPVVETLRDLQGRFDSGDRTVGDIYRYNAYLLSAYQMDALLFAASELYWEAISDGWLGGVWDAWSGAQRRADEYATRAETAKRTARTTQRLFGLAQTRIGEDVTGSINAEFRAGGGS; encoded by the coding sequence GTGAACGGACAGGGTTTCGGTGAACCACCGGCGGGCGGGGTTTCGGGCGACGACGCCGGCCGAGTGGGTGCGACCGGGTCGTCGTGGCCGCAACCGCACTACGACGCGCGCAACAGCGCGTACACCCCCAACACCGTTGTACCGGACACGGAGCCGGGACGACTCTGGACCTTCGGGGTCGACGCCGAGCTGGAGACCGAACCGGTCGTCGCCGGCGGGTCGGCGTTCGTGGTGCCCCGGGACGACGTGCTGTACGCGGTCTCGCTACGGGAGGGGACGGAGCGGTGGCGGTTCGACCCGGACGCTCCGATATTCACGGCGCCCGCAGTCGCGGACGGAACCGTCTACGTCGCGCCGAACAACGGGCAGGTCCGCGCGCTCGCCGTCGAGGACGGGACCGAACGGTGGGCGGTCAACCCCGGACGGAGCGTGAATCCGCAGGTCACCGTCGCCGACGGCACCGTCTACGTCGTGACCTACTACGGGAACGTCTACGCGCTGTCGGCGTCCGACGGGGAACAGCAGTGGACGGCGTCGCTCGACGAACGGGTCGCGACGCGGCCCCCGGTGGGCGACGGGGCGCTCTACGTGAGCACGCAGAGCGGGAACGTCCACGCGCTGGCGACCGCCGACGGGAGCGAGCGGTGGCGCTTCGAGACGGACAGCGAGTACATGTTCACGGAGCCGACGGTCGGTGACGGGACGGTGTACGTGCCGGTCGGGCGCGTCGACGGCGGGAGCTACTACTACGCGCTGTCGACCGACGACGGGAGCGAGCGCTGGCGCCTCGAACGGTCGTCCGGGAGTCTCGACATGTCGCCGGCGGTGACCGACGACACCGTCTATCTCCAGGATGTGAAGGGGATCACCGCCCGGTCGCCCGCCGACGGGAGCGAGCGGTGGACCGGGTCGGTCGAGGGGGAGGCGACGGCGGTGGCGGTCACCGAGTCGGCGGTGGTCGTCGGCGGCGCGGGCGATGTCGTCACCGCGTTCGCGCGCTCGGACGGGTCAGTCCGCTGGCGTCGCGAGGTGGGCGGGACGACCGCGCCCGTCGCGGTCGCCGGCGGCGTCGTCTACGTGGCCAGCGGGAACCGCGGGCTCGTCGCCCTCGGCGACGAGTTGCCGCCGACGCCCAGTCCCACGCCGTCCCCGACGCCGACACGGAGTCCGACGCCCACGCCGACCGCGACGCCCACGGCGACGCCGTCGCCGACACCGACCGAGGCCCCTACGCCGACCGAGAGCGTGTCCGCAACGCCTGGAGACGTGCCCTACGCGCTCCGGGAGGGCGTGAAGACGGTCGTCGACACCGGCTACGGGACCTACTACCTGATCCGGTCGATCCCGGAGGTCGACCCGGAGCGTGTGGCGGTGACGACGACCGACTACGGGCTGGTCGGTCGGACCACGACGAAGGACGTGGTCGCGCTCGACACCTTCTCGGAGGGGCTGTGGGCGGCCGACTGGGGCCGGGAGGTCGAGCGGATGCGGACGGTCCGCGAGGCGTCGGCCGCCTACGAGACGCTCGGCCGTCTCAACGAGATCGGGTGGGATCTGGCCGAGATCGTCGTCTTCCTGGCGTCGCCGTACAAGAAGGCGGCGGTCGCGCCGGCGCTGGAGATCGCGACCGACGCGATCAGCTGGACGATGGACGAGGTCCAGCGCCCCTATCGCGCGGCGTTCCAGCGGCTCACCGCCTGCCTCAACAACGCCCGGTCCATCGACCAGCACGCTCGCAACGTGGTCTCGCACGGCGGGCTGGGGGAGGCGATCGAGACCTGGGTCGGCGCCGCCCAGTTGATGCACGGCGCCTACGACACGGGGTCGGACCTGGCGACCGCCTGGAGCCAGCTGTCGACGGCGCTGCAGAGCGGGGGCGGCTACTCGGCCTCGGCGTCGACCGCGCTGTCGACCGCGAAGGGGTTTTTCGTCGGGTTCTTCGTCGGCGCCGCGAGCGGGATGATCGAGGGCGACGTCGAGAAGAAGACCGCGGTTCACGGGCTCCAGAACGCCTACGCCAACATGCGGCTCCCGGTCGTCGAGACCCTGCGGGACCTCCAGGGCCGGTTCGACAGCGGGGACCGGACCGTCGGCGACATCTACAGGTACAACGCGTACCTGCTGTCGGCCTACCAGATGGACGCGCTACTGTTCGCAGCCTCGGAGCTGTACTGGGAGGCGATCTCCGACGGGTGGCTCGGCGGGGTCTGGGACGCGTGGTCCGGCGCCCAGCGCAGGGCCGACGAGTACGCGACGAGGGCCGAGACGGCCAAGCGGACCGCCCGGACGACCCAGCGGCTGTTCGGCCTCGCCCAGACCCGGATCGGCGAGGACGTGACCGGGTCGATCAACGCCGAGTTCCGGGCGGGGGGTGGGAGCTGA
- a CDS encoding deoxyribonuclease IV: protein MTRVGAHTSIAGGVPNAVDEQLEIGGNCGQIFSHSPQVWQDPSIGDEEAAEFRELTDEHDLGPWVIHSSYLVNLCTPKDDLREKSIDSMQKEVDAADKLGIEYVNVHLGAHTGAGVDGGLDNAAGALDELEIPEGVTVLVESDAGSGTKLGGEFEHLADVLDRSEQDLDVCLDTAHMFAAGYDLSTPEGVEETVAEFDDVVGLEHLECIHLNDSKHACGTNKDEHAHIGEGEIGEDGMRAFLNHEDLLDVPLVLETPTEDGKSYAWNVERVHELRDGE, encoded by the coding sequence ATGACCCGTGTCGGCGCACACACATCGATCGCGGGCGGCGTCCCCAACGCCGTCGACGAACAGCTGGAGATCGGCGGCAACTGCGGCCAGATCTTCTCCCACTCGCCGCAGGTTTGGCAGGACCCGTCGATCGGCGACGAGGAAGCCGCCGAGTTCCGCGAACTGACCGACGAGCACGATCTGGGCCCGTGGGTGATCCACTCCTCCTATCTCGTCAACCTCTGTACCCCGAAAGACGACCTCCGCGAGAAGTCGATCGACTCGATGCAGAAGGAGGTCGACGCCGCCGACAAGCTCGGCATCGAGTACGTCAACGTCCACCTGGGCGCCCACACCGGCGCGGGCGTCGACGGCGGCCTCGACAACGCCGCGGGCGCCCTTGACGAGCTGGAGATCCCCGAGGGCGTCACCGTCCTCGTCGAGTCCGACGCCGGCTCGGGCACGAAGCTCGGCGGCGAGTTCGAACACCTCGCGGACGTGCTCGACCGCTCCGAGCAGGACCTGGACGTGTGTCTCGACACCGCCCACATGTTCGCGGCGGGCTACGACCTCTCGACGCCCGAAGGGGTCGAAGAGACCGTCGCGGAGTTCGACGACGTGGTCGGGCTGGAGCACCTGGAGTGTATCCACCTCAACGACTCGAAACACGCCTGCGGGACGAACAAGGACGAGCACGCCCACATCGGCGAGGGCGAGATCGGCGAGGACGGCATGCGCGCGTTCCTGAACCACGAGGATCTTCTGGACGTGCCGCTCGTGCTGGAGACGCCGACCGAGGACGGCAAGAGCTACGCCTGGAACGTCGAGCGCGTGCACGAACTGCGGGACGGGGAGTAG
- a CDS encoding sensor histidine kinase, producing MRLRTRFVLALALVTLVLSATSLVGFVLYRDAVVGQERTELAHSADSVASQLDAVLAEKERQVQLWGEAPSLVEHGSPSQAARLQSFVETTEFSGASVIAANGTMTALYAEGLSASARERVVGRQFDERTYFRRAMAGETYVSDPVRAETGNLIVTVSTPLRRAGETVGTFNAAFHLDRGDLASIVRANSGPTQGVRIAANETTLYAAGPVAGTGAGTDADLIAADETVEGTGWTVSVTTTRAAFESRLWEATVAQAAALGLVLLSLAAFGAWLYREFLGNIERLRDGFGALVAGDYGSTVSLTGATEWTELEGGFNDLSEVLAQRRSEVIVLNRVLRHNLRNAMTVVVGNADRIADRTDDETTRTEAERIRRRGESLLELADHARAVESSLGARPDEVATRPAADIVGDVVTTLREEFPDADVRTTGPDEPVAVPNGDLLLVALDELARNAVTHSDAPEPTVEIGAAVDGGTVRFAVADDGPGMPAVERRVLTESFVETPTQHGAGLGLWLVTWLVHWADGEIDVAVDDGTTVTVAVPCQPDGGADGSSDG from the coding sequence GTGCGACTCCGGACGCGGTTCGTCCTGGCGCTGGCGCTGGTGACGCTGGTGCTGTCGGCCACGTCGCTGGTCGGGTTCGTCCTCTACCGGGACGCGGTCGTCGGCCAGGAGCGGACGGAGCTGGCCCACTCCGCCGACTCCGTGGCGTCCCAGCTCGACGCCGTGCTCGCCGAGAAGGAGCGGCAGGTCCAGCTGTGGGGGGAGGCGCCGTCGCTGGTCGAGCACGGCTCTCCCTCCCAGGCGGCGCGGCTGCAGTCGTTCGTGGAGACCACGGAGTTCAGCGGCGCCTCGGTGATCGCCGCCAACGGGACGATGACGGCGCTGTACGCCGAGGGGCTCTCCGCGAGCGCCCGCGAGCGGGTCGTCGGGCGCCAGTTCGACGAGCGGACGTACTTCCGGCGGGCGATGGCCGGCGAGACGTACGTCAGCGACCCCGTCAGGGCGGAGACGGGCAACCTCATCGTGACGGTGAGCACGCCGCTGCGCCGGGCTGGCGAGACGGTCGGGACGTTCAACGCCGCGTTCCACCTCGACCGGGGGGACCTGGCGTCGATCGTCCGGGCGAACTCCGGTCCGACACAGGGGGTCCGGATCGCCGCGAACGAGACGACGCTGTACGCGGCCGGGCCGGTCGCGGGGACGGGCGCCGGGACGGACGCCGATCTGATCGCCGCCGACGAGACGGTTGAGGGGACGGGCTGGACGGTCTCGGTGACGACGACCCGGGCGGCCTTCGAGTCGCGGCTGTGGGAGGCCACGGTCGCGCAGGCGGCCGCGCTCGGGCTGGTGTTGCTGTCGCTCGCCGCGTTCGGCGCCTGGCTCTACCGCGAGTTCCTCGGCAACATCGAGCGGCTCCGGGACGGGTTCGGGGCGCTGGTCGCCGGCGACTACGGGTCGACCGTCTCGCTGACGGGCGCGACCGAGTGGACCGAGCTCGAAGGGGGGTTCAACGACCTGAGCGAGGTGCTCGCCCAGCGCCGCTCGGAGGTGATCGTCCTCAACCGCGTGCTGCGGCACAACCTCCGCAACGCGATGACCGTCGTCGTCGGCAACGCCGACCGCATCGCCGACCGGACCGACGACGAGACGACCCGGACCGAGGCCGAGCGCATCCGCCGCCGGGGCGAGTCGCTGCTGGAGCTGGCCGACCACGCGCGGGCCGTCGAGTCGTCGCTGGGCGCGCGCCCCGACGAGGTGGCGACCCGCCCGGCCGCCGACATCGTCGGCGACGTGGTGACGACGCTGCGCGAGGAGTTCCCCGACGCGGACGTGCGGACGACCGGCCCCGACGAGCCGGTCGCGGTCCCCAACGGGGACCTGCTGCTCGTGGCGCTGGACGAACTCGCGCGCAACGCGGTCACCCACAGCGACGCCCCCGAGCCGACGGTGGAGATCGGCGCGGCGGTCGACGGCGGGACAGTGCGGTTCGCCGTCGCCGACGACGGGCCGGGGATGCCGGCCGTCGAGCGGCGCGTGCTCACCGAGAGCTTCGTCGAGACGCCCACCCAGCACGGCGCGGGCCTCGGCCTCTGGCTGGTCACCTGGCTGGTCCACTGGGCCGACGGCGAGATCGATGTCGCGGTCGACGACGGCACGACCGTCACCGTCGCGGTCCCCTGCCAGCCCGACGGCGGCGCGGACGGATCGAGCGACGGGTGA